From one Streptomyces sp. NBC_01478 genomic stretch:
- a CDS encoding SpoIIE family protein phosphatase yields the protein MVRLTGRPGARSTHRHDGLRAQRPYDRARRAREHRRTPLSGKLGGRSVAGQVFMLQVVIVLLLVVSAVVAQVLQVRHDSTQEARNRSVAVAETFANAPGTVAALRSADPTAILQPSAEAARKASKVDFIVVMNTDGIRYTHPKPDRIGKKFVGDIAPALAGHVVTEEITGTIGPLVQAVVPVHGTGGKVVGLVSAGVTKANVGGAADQQLPLLMIAAGVALVLALGGTGLVSRRLQHQTHGLGPHEMTRMYEHHDAVLHAVREGVIIVGGEGRLLLANDEARHLLDLPENAEGHLVLDLGLDADMTALLASARVATDEVHRVGGRLLAVNQRPTDLEGGPPGSVTTLRDSTELRALSGRAEVARERLNMLYDAGVGIGTSLDVTRTAEELAELAVPRFADFVTVDLYDAVLSGEEPQAGTELRRTAYSGVRDDAPLYPVGKQIQFVASSPQARSLDSGEAVVEPWLSDAPGWLTQDPERTAQVVEYGIHSLITVPLRAGALILGVVNFWRSDKPDPFDVEELALAEELVARAAVSIDNSRRYTREHGMAVTLQRSLLPRRLPAQTALDVAYRYLPAKSGVGGDWFDVLPLSGARVALVVGDVVGHGLHAAATMGRLRTAVHNFSALDLPPDELLGLLDELVGRIDQDETTEDSVAPVTGATCLYAIYDPVTLRCTVARAGHPPPALIRPDGTVEFPEVPAGPPLGLGGLPFETAELELAEGSRLVLYTDGLVEDRERDIDVGLELLRTALTDSGDSPEDTCRAVLDSELSVRPSDDIALIVARTRALGADRIAEWRVPSDPAAVSDMRASVTRQLTHWGLDELTFTTELILSELVTNAIRYGNDPVRVRLLRDRTLICEVYDGSTTSPHLRYAAMTDEGGRGLFLVAQLSERWGTRYTPAGKVIWAEQAL from the coding sequence ATGGTCCGCCTGACGGGTCGGCCCGGGGCCCGGTCGACCCACCGCCACGACGGTCTGCGCGCGCAGCGCCCGTACGACCGTGCCCGTCGGGCGCGCGAACACCGGCGGACCCCGCTGAGCGGGAAGCTGGGCGGCCGCAGCGTCGCCGGGCAGGTGTTCATGCTGCAGGTGGTGATCGTGCTGCTGCTGGTCGTGTCGGCCGTGGTGGCGCAGGTCCTCCAGGTGCGGCACGACAGCACGCAGGAGGCCCGCAACCGGTCGGTGGCCGTCGCCGAGACATTCGCCAACGCGCCCGGCACGGTCGCGGCCCTGCGCAGCGCGGACCCCACGGCGATTTTGCAGCCGAGCGCCGAGGCCGCGCGCAAGGCGTCCAAAGTCGACTTCATCGTGGTGATGAACACCGACGGGATCCGCTACACCCACCCCAAACCGGACCGCATCGGCAAGAAGTTCGTCGGGGACATCGCCCCCGCGCTGGCCGGGCACGTCGTCACCGAGGAGATCACCGGAACCATCGGGCCGCTGGTGCAGGCCGTGGTTCCGGTCCACGGCACGGGCGGGAAGGTCGTCGGCCTGGTGTCGGCCGGGGTGACGAAGGCGAACGTCGGCGGCGCCGCCGACCAGCAGTTGCCGCTCCTGATGATCGCCGCCGGCGTGGCGCTCGTCCTCGCCCTCGGGGGCACGGGCCTGGTCAGCAGACGCCTCCAGCACCAGACGCACGGTCTGGGCCCGCACGAGATGACCCGGATGTACGAGCACCACGACGCGGTGCTGCACGCCGTCCGGGAAGGCGTGATCATCGTCGGCGGCGAGGGCCGGCTGCTGCTCGCCAACGACGAGGCGCGCCATCTGCTCGACCTGCCCGAGAACGCCGAGGGACACCTGGTCCTCGACCTCGGACTCGACGCCGACATGACCGCCCTGCTGGCCTCCGCGCGGGTCGCGACGGACGAGGTGCACCGCGTCGGCGGCCGGCTCCTCGCCGTCAACCAGCGCCCCACCGACCTGGAGGGCGGCCCGCCCGGCAGCGTCACCACGCTCCGTGACTCCACCGAACTGCGCGCCCTCTCCGGCCGCGCCGAGGTGGCCCGCGAACGCCTCAACATGCTCTACGACGCCGGAGTGGGCATCGGCACCAGCCTGGACGTCACCCGCACCGCCGAGGAACTCGCCGAACTGGCCGTCCCCCGCTTCGCGGACTTCGTCACGGTCGACCTCTACGACGCCGTCCTGAGCGGCGAGGAACCGCAGGCCGGAACCGAGTTGCGGCGCACGGCGTACAGCGGGGTCCGGGACGACGCGCCGCTCTATCCGGTGGGCAAGCAGATCCAGTTCGTGGCGTCCTCCCCGCAGGCGCGCAGTCTCGACAGCGGCGAGGCCGTCGTCGAACCCTGGCTGAGCGACGCCCCCGGCTGGCTCACCCAGGACCCCGAGCGCACCGCGCAGGTCGTCGAGTACGGCATCCACTCGCTGATCACCGTGCCGCTGCGGGCCGGGGCCCTCATCCTCGGCGTGGTCAACTTCTGGCGCTCCGACAAGCCGGACCCCTTCGACGTGGAGGAGCTGGCCCTCGCGGAGGAGCTGGTCGCCCGCGCGGCCGTGTCCATCGACAACTCCCGCCGCTACACCCGCGAGCACGGCATGGCGGTGACCCTCCAGCGCAGTCTGCTGCCCCGCAGGCTGCCCGCGCAGACCGCCCTCGACGTCGCCTACCGCTATCTCCCCGCGAAGTCCGGGGTCGGCGGCGACTGGTTCGACGTGCTGCCGTTGTCCGGTGCCCGGGTCGCGCTGGTCGTGGGCGATGTCGTGGGACACGGCCTGCACGCGGCGGCCACGATGGGGCGACTGCGCACGGCGGTCCACAACTTCTCCGCGCTGGATCTGCCGCCGGACGAACTCCTCGGTCTGCTGGACGAGTTGGTCGGCCGGATCGACCAGGACGAGACGACCGAGGACAGCGTGGCCCCGGTCACCGGCGCGACCTGTCTGTACGCGATCTACGACCCGGTGACCCTGCGCTGCACGGTCGCCCGCGCCGGCCATCCGCCACCGGCGCTGATCCGCCCGGACGGCACCGTCGAGTTCCCCGAGGTTCCCGCCGGTCCCCCGCTCGGTCTCGGCGGACTCCCTTTCGAGACGGCCGAGTTGGAGCTGGCCGAGGGCAGCCGGCTGGTCCTCTACACGGACGGCCTGGTCGAGGACAGGGAACGCGACATCGACGTCGGCCTGGAACTGCTGCGCACCGCGCTCACCGACTCCGGCGACTCGCCCGAGGACACCTGCCGGGCCGTCCTCGACTCGGAGTTGTCGGTGCGGCCGAGCGACGACATCGCCCTGATCGTCGCCCGCACCCGGGCGCTCGGCGCCGACCGCATCGCCGAGTGGCGCGTCCCGTCCGACCCGGCGGCCGTCTCCGACATGCGCGCCTCGGTCACCCGCCAGCTCACCCACTGGGGCCTGGACGAGCTGACGTTCACCACCGAACTCATCCTCAGCGAACTGGTCACCAACGCGATCCGCTACGGCAACGACCCCGTCCGTGTACGGCTGTTGCGCGACCGCACCCTGATCTGCGAGGTGTACGACGGCAGCACCACCTCACCCCATCTGCGGTACGCGGCGATGACGGACGAGGGCGGCCGGGGTCTGTTCCTGGTGGCTCAGCTCTCCGAGCGCTGGGGCACCCGGTACACACCGGCGGGCAAGGTCATCTGGGCCGAACAGGCGTTGTGA
- a CDS encoding cytochrome P450, with amino-acid sequence MSTVAAASFPLGAGTTLAELAEDPHARLARLRESEPVSWLPELNGWLVTRRDLALSVMRDAATFTVDDPRFSTAQVVGPSMLSLDGERHARHREPFTAPFRPREVRDGFASFIERETDRLVTALRPAGAGELRRAFAGPLAVAVVTEALGLTGTTPDTVLTWYDAIVRSVSDITAGHEAGAAGTQAYAELRASVEATVADRGGASLLVSAAGQLTVPEVASNAAVLMFGGIETTEAMITNALLHLLRHPDQLALVQADMGLLDGAIEESLRLEPGAAVVDRYATRDTVLGPAAIRAGDLVSVSLTGANRDPAVFPDPDRFDVRRENARLQLAFAHGPHYCLAAHLARLETRIALQQLLGRLPALRLDPDHPTAPHGLVFRKPPTLPVLWDAETTSREGL; translated from the coding sequence ATGAGTACGGTCGCCGCCGCCTCCTTCCCGCTCGGTGCCGGGACCACGCTCGCCGAACTCGCCGAGGACCCGCACGCGCGACTGGCGCGGCTCCGTGAGAGCGAACCCGTGTCGTGGCTGCCCGAGTTGAATGGCTGGCTGGTCACCCGGCGGGACCTCGCGCTGAGCGTGATGCGGGACGCGGCGACCTTCACCGTGGACGACCCGCGCTTCTCCACCGCCCAGGTCGTCGGCCCGAGCATGCTGTCCCTCGACGGCGAACGGCACGCCCGCCACCGCGAGCCCTTCACCGCGCCCTTCCGGCCGCGCGAAGTACGCGACGGCTTCGCCTCGTTCATCGAGCGCGAGACCGACCGGCTGGTCACCGCGCTGCGACCGGCGGGCGCCGGTGAACTGCGACGCGCCTTCGCGGGCCCGCTCGCGGTCGCCGTCGTGACCGAGGCCCTCGGCCTGACCGGTACCACCCCGGACACGGTCCTCACCTGGTACGACGCGATCGTACGGTCGGTCTCGGACATCACGGCCGGCCATGAGGCGGGAGCCGCCGGCACCCAGGCGTACGCGGAGCTGCGCGCCTCCGTCGAGGCCACCGTCGCCGACCGGGGCGGAGCCTCACTCCTCGTTTCCGCCGCCGGACAACTCACCGTGCCCGAAGTGGCCTCCAACGCCGCCGTGTTGATGTTCGGCGGCATCGAGACCACCGAGGCGATGATCACCAACGCGCTGCTGCACCTGCTCCGGCACCCCGACCAACTCGCCCTGGTCCAGGCCGACATGGGCCTGCTGGACGGCGCGATCGAGGAATCGCTGCGCCTCGAACCCGGTGCCGCCGTCGTGGACCGTTACGCCACGAGGGACACCGTCCTCGGCCCGGCCGCGATCCGTGCGGGCGACCTGGTCTCCGTGTCCCTCACCGGCGCCAACCGCGACCCGGCCGTCTTCCCGGACCCCGACCGCTTCGACGTCCGCCGCGAGAACGCACGCCTCCAACTCGCCTTCGCCCACGGCCCGCACTACTGCCTCGCCGCACACCTCGCCCGCCTGGAGACCCGCATCGCCCTCCAGCAGCTCCTCGGCCGCCTTCCGGCCCTGCGCCTCGACCCGGACCACCCGACCGCCCCGCACGGCCTGGTCTTCCGCAAGCCGCCGACGCTGCCCGTGCTGTGGGACGCCGAGACGACCTCGCGCGAGGGGTTGTGA
- a CDS encoding MarR family winged helix-turn-helix transcriptional regulator: MSPSPADVRAQWTQHNPGLDTSPMELIGLLKHATGLLNRAVEPLYAGAALTAPEVDMLIPLRHATEPVIARRLAEWLGLSRAGVSKALGKLEKRGFIARTPNPADRRAALVTITPAGAKAVDDLFPRQLSAEVELLAGLGEDRDQVLSALGRLVEVMERQVGRD, translated from the coding sequence ATGTCGCCTTCCCCCGCCGACGTCCGCGCGCAGTGGACCCAGCACAACCCCGGCCTCGACACCTCCCCCATGGAGTTGATCGGCCTGCTCAAGCACGCCACCGGGCTCCTGAACCGGGCGGTCGAGCCCCTCTACGCGGGCGCCGCGCTCACCGCCCCCGAGGTCGACATGCTGATCCCCCTGCGACATGCCACCGAGCCGGTGATCGCCCGCCGGCTCGCCGAATGGCTCGGCCTGTCCCGCGCGGGTGTCAGCAAGGCCCTGGGCAAGCTGGAGAAACGCGGCTTCATCGCCCGTACGCCGAACCCGGCGGACCGGCGTGCCGCCCTGGTGACCATCACGCCGGCCGGGGCCAAGGCCGTCGACGACCTGTTCCCCCGCCAACTCTCCGCCGAGGTGGAGCTGTTGGCGGGGCTGGGCGAGGACCGGGATCAGGTGCTGAGTGCGCTGGGGCGCCTGGTGGAGGTCATGGAGCGCCAAGTGGGCCGTGATTGA
- a CDS encoding multidrug effflux MFS transporter, with protein MVSPSPSSSADSLAATQATAPADSTDSSRRTAVALVAVLAALTAVAPLATDMYVPGFPAMGDTLGASSSAVQLTMTAFLAGLVVGQLLIGPLSDSLGRRGLLMSGTAAFTVFSVACALAPDIGLLTGARFLQGLAGAAGMVLARAVLTDRFHGAELPRYFAVLSQIMGVAPVAAPVLGGAILAVSTWRAVFVVLTVMGGLLLLGVVRKVPETLPPERRHAGGITNTFRAMGALLGRRTFMGYVLVLAFISAALFAYISGSSFVFENLHGVSATTYSLIFASNAVAMLIAGAAFSQLAGRVRLNNLLVAAVVVAAVGALAQVLLVLTVGETLAGTWITLFVTAGGIGMVFPSTLSIGQALGRNAPGAASALLGGLQFLFGALAAPLVGVFGEDSSLPMAVIMLIAVAAAGVALVGLARPWEGRGEPTSAAE; from the coding sequence ATGGTATCGCCGTCCCCCTCCAGTTCCGCCGACTCGTTGGCCGCCACGCAGGCCACCGCACCGGCCGACTCCACCGACTCCTCGCGGCGTACGGCCGTGGCCCTGGTCGCCGTTCTCGCCGCGCTGACCGCGGTCGCCCCGCTCGCGACCGACATGTACGTCCCCGGTTTCCCCGCGATGGGAGACACGCTCGGGGCGAGCAGCTCGGCCGTACAACTGACGATGACCGCGTTCCTGGCCGGACTCGTCGTCGGCCAGTTGCTGATCGGCCCGCTCAGTGACAGCCTTGGCCGCCGCGGCCTGCTGATGTCGGGAACGGCCGCGTTCACGGTCTTCTCCGTCGCCTGCGCCCTCGCGCCCGACATCGGCCTGCTCACCGGCGCCCGGTTCCTCCAGGGCCTGGCGGGCGCGGCCGGCATGGTGCTGGCCCGCGCCGTGCTGACCGACCGCTTCCACGGGGCCGAACTCCCGCGCTACTTCGCGGTCCTCTCCCAGATCATGGGCGTCGCGCCGGTCGCCGCACCGGTGCTCGGCGGGGCGATCCTCGCCGTGTCGACCTGGCGCGCGGTGTTCGTCGTACTGACCGTGATGGGCGGCCTGTTGCTGCTCGGCGTGGTCCGCAAGGTCCCGGAGACCCTCCCGCCGGAGCGCCGGCACGCCGGCGGGATCACGAACACCTTCCGCGCGATGGGAGCGCTGCTCGGCCGCCGTACGTTCATGGGGTACGTCCTTGTCCTCGCGTTCATCTCGGCGGCACTGTTCGCCTACATCAGCGGCTCCAGCTTCGTCTTCGAGAACCTGCACGGGGTGTCGGCCACGACGTACTCCCTCATCTTCGCGAGCAACGCCGTCGCCATGCTGATCGCCGGCGCGGCCTTCTCCCAACTCGCCGGACGGGTACGGCTGAACAACCTCCTCGTGGCCGCCGTCGTCGTCGCCGCGGTCGGTGCGCTGGCCCAGGTGCTGCTGGTTCTCACCGTGGGGGAGACCCTCGCCGGCACCTGGATCACCCTGTTCGTCACGGCCGGCGGCATCGGCATGGTCTTCCCCTCGACCCTGAGCATCGGCCAGGCCCTCGGCCGCAACGCCCCGGGCGCGGCCTCCGCCCTCCTCGGCGGCCTCCAGTTCCTGTTCGGCGCGCTCGCGGCGCCGCTGGTGGGGGTGTTCGGGGAGGACAGCTCTCTGCCGATGGCGGTGATCATGCTGATCGCCGTGGCGGCGGCGGGAGTCGCGCTGGTGGGACTGGCCAGGCCTTGGGAGGGGCGGGGAGAGCCGACGTCGGCGGCGGAGTAA
- a CDS encoding SpoIIE family protein phosphatase, whose translation MTGSAEREKGTPGRLAELLIDASTEAIDAAGGHSGGVYLRSSTPGLLRLAVLAGLPGPLFRPWGRLHADSKFPVADAYRLGVQVVLPNATETMRRYPQFAASLPFQFGSLYVPVIGGSTTYGVLTVLRPSASDATEVLSGLDRMTRLAEELGRALAELEVEHKDEDGPYVAWDGEAVCVQAAATHRPERRMARFSWDPGTALVTGDSALHALLGVKPAEFAGTAQALADVVAPGDAYQVMAALRATAAGKPPPLPLRVRAADGSVRLLDLWTPATGPLPPNGGYRVSGVVVDPGPASNGDSAADLLPDGVFCLDRLGLVTYANPRAAQLLGRPREELLGRPLWEGVPWLNQIGCEDQLRGALLSLGPVHFHVRRPEEQEQPREAYENDWLAMAVHPGQDGLTCTVAPSSRVSGPPLPLVPVHPEGDGAAGNGVTSLAPLYRPIVLAIALTEAVTARQVSAVVMKELLPAFGGRRLAIYLLQDRHLYLAWETGFPQGFLAPFDGVGLDTRLPGVETLTSGRPLFFDSMQQLSDAYPGIPLDAEVGARAFLPLIASGRPVGSAILGFDRSRSFSSEERAVLTALAGLIAHAMEKAQRYDSEAALARGLQQALLPRRLSSHPQVETAGRYLPGTQGMEVGGDWYDVVEAGDGLALVIGDVQGHGVQAAATMGQLRTAVRAFALGDRPPDEVMSGTNHLLIDLDPGQFASCCYLRLDPASGLVRVARAGHPPPLIRTPDGRTRVWDIPGGVVLGVDPHAQYPVAELHLEPDSILALYTDGLVERPGVDIDDGIAALRVALAKAGGPAARPGGRSLAGVADRLTTAARHAADRPDDIALLLAARRAKPGRHP comes from the coding sequence ATGACTGGGAGTGCCGAGCGCGAGAAGGGGACGCCCGGACGGCTCGCCGAGCTGCTCATCGACGCCTCGACGGAGGCGATCGACGCGGCCGGCGGCCACTCCGGGGGCGTCTACCTGCGGTCGAGCACGCCCGGACTGCTGCGGCTCGCCGTACTGGCCGGGCTGCCCGGGCCGCTGTTCCGCCCCTGGGGCCGACTGCACGCCGACAGCAAGTTCCCCGTCGCCGACGCCTACCGGCTCGGCGTCCAGGTGGTCCTGCCGAACGCCACCGAGACCATGCGCCGCTACCCCCAGTTCGCGGCCAGCCTCCCCTTCCAGTTCGGTTCCCTGTACGTCCCCGTCATCGGCGGGTCGACGACGTACGGCGTGCTGACCGTGCTGCGGCCCTCCGCCTCGGACGCCACCGAGGTGCTGTCCGGCCTGGACCGGATGACCCGGCTGGCCGAGGAGCTGGGCAGGGCGCTGGCGGAGCTGGAGGTCGAGCACAAGGACGAGGACGGTCCGTACGTCGCCTGGGACGGCGAGGCCGTGTGCGTCCAGGCGGCGGCCACGCACCGCCCTGAGCGCCGTATGGCACGGTTCTCCTGGGATCCCGGGACCGCCCTCGTGACCGGGGACAGTGCCCTGCACGCCCTGCTCGGGGTGAAGCCCGCGGAGTTCGCCGGCACCGCGCAGGCGCTCGCGGACGTCGTGGCGCCGGGCGACGCGTACCAGGTCATGGCGGCGCTGCGGGCCACGGCCGCCGGGAAGCCGCCGCCGCTTCCCCTGCGGGTACGGGCGGCGGACGGCTCGGTCCGGCTGCTGGACCTGTGGACGCCCGCCACGGGACCGCTCCCGCCGAACGGCGGGTACCGGGTCAGCGGTGTCGTCGTCGACCCCGGCCCCGCGTCGAACGGCGACAGCGCGGCCGATCTGCTCCCGGACGGTGTCTTCTGCCTGGACCGGCTGGGGCTCGTCACCTACGCCAATCCACGCGCCGCCCAGCTCCTGGGCCGGCCGCGCGAGGAGCTGCTGGGCCGCCCGCTGTGGGAGGGCGTGCCCTGGCTGAACCAGATCGGCTGCGAGGACCAACTGCGCGGCGCCCTGCTGTCGCTTGGGCCGGTGCACTTCCACGTCCGGCGACCGGAGGAGCAGGAACAGCCGCGGGAGGCTTACGAGAACGACTGGCTCGCGATGGCCGTCCATCCCGGCCAGGACGGTCTGACCTGCACGGTCGCCCCGTCGTCCCGGGTGTCGGGTCCGCCGCTGCCGCTGGTGCCCGTGCATCCCGAGGGGGACGGCGCCGCGGGCAACGGCGTCACCTCGTTGGCCCCGCTGTACCGGCCGATCGTGCTCGCCATCGCGCTGACGGAGGCGGTCACCGCCCGCCAGGTGTCCGCGGTCGTCATGAAGGAGCTGCTGCCCGCGTTCGGCGGCCGGCGGCTCGCGATCTATCTGCTCCAGGACCGGCATCTGTACCTGGCCTGGGAGACCGGCTTCCCGCAGGGTTTCCTCGCCCCGTTCGACGGGGTCGGGCTCGACACCCGGCTGCCCGGGGTGGAGACCCTCACCAGCGGACGCCCGCTCTTCTTCGACTCCATGCAGCAACTGTCGGACGCCTACCCGGGCATCCCCCTGGACGCGGAGGTGGGCGCCCGCGCGTTCCTGCCGCTGATCGCGTCCGGCCGTCCGGTCGGCTCGGCCATCCTGGGCTTCGACCGGTCCCGCAGCTTCAGCTCCGAGGAGCGCGCGGTGCTCACCGCCCTCGCCGGACTGATCGCCCACGCGATGGAGAAGGCCCAGCGCTACGACTCCGAGGCCGCCCTCGCCCGCGGTCTCCAGCAGGCGCTCCTCCCCCGCCGGCTCTCCTCGCACCCGCAGGTGGAGACCGCCGGGCGCTATCTGCCGGGCACCCAGGGCATGGAGGTGGGCGGTGACTGGTACGACGTCGTCGAGGCCGGAGACGGACTCGCCCTGGTCATCGGCGACGTCCAGGGGCACGGTGTCCAGGCCGCCGCCACGATGGGTCAACTGCGCACCGCGGTAAGGGCGTTCGCGCTCGGCGACCGGCCGCCCGACGAGGTGATGAGCGGCACCAACCATCTCCTCATCGACCTCGACCCCGGCCAGTTCGCGAGCTGCTGCTATCTCCGGCTCGACCCGGCGAGCGGGCTGGTCCGGGTCGCCCGGGCGGGGCATCCGCCGCCGCTGATCCGTACCCCGGACGGCCGCACCCGCGTCTGGGACATACCGGGAGGCGTCGTGCTCGGGGTGGACCCGCACGCCCAGTACCCGGTCGCGGAGCTCCACCTGGAGCCCGATTCCATCCTCGCGCTCTACACGGACGGTCTGGTGGAGCGGCCCGGTGTCGACATCGACGACGGCATCGCCGCCCTGCGCGTCGCCCTGGCGAAAGCGGGCGGGCCCGCCGCGCGGCCGGGCGGGCGTTCGCTCGCCGGTGTCGCCGACCGGCTTACCACGGCGGCCCGGCACGCGGCCGACCGCCCCGACGACATCGCGCTGCTGCTCGCGGCCCGGCGCGCCAAGCCCGGCAGGCACCCTTGA